In the Acidobacteriota bacterium genome, one interval contains:
- a CDS encoding MFS transporter: MNQGVRWRLSVMMFLEYVVWGMWAPVLSAYLQRSTAEGGLGFDGNQLGWIFALLPIGCMIAPLFAGQLADRVMASEKLLGILHLAGGVFLCILATRTSYSSYLLFMGLWSLVYGPTLALTNSLAFQHLPDAQKKFGLVRVWGTIGWIAAGLLLTLVRRAFDNQGLPGLAGDDSLWIGGFFSILLGLFCFALPHTPPQKRGDSPLAFLAALKMLRDPAFLLFMVIAFIVSTELQFYYILTAPFLESVGVAKANVSGVMTIAQVAEIGTMLALPWMLGRWGVRKTMAVGILFWPIRYAIFAYGQPKFLVIAALSLHGICYVCFFVVCYVYVDSVAPPDIRASAQALITFIVLGVGMALSSKLTGFIKDYFTTAEGADWTKIFLVPCAVTVICAIAFFLFFKDRRADTVEAIEAA, translated from the coding sequence ATGAATCAAGGGGTGCGCTGGCGTTTATCGGTAATGATGTTTTTGGAATATGTCGTCTGGGGGATGTGGGCTCCGGTCTTATCGGCTTATCTGCAACGTTCGACAGCCGAAGGCGGCTTAGGATTTGACGGCAATCAACTGGGGTGGATTTTCGCGTTGTTGCCGATTGGCTGCATGATTGCGCCGCTGTTTGCCGGGCAACTCGCTGACCGCGTGATGGCTTCGGAAAAATTGCTCGGCATTTTGCATCTTGCAGGCGGCGTCTTTCTTTGTATTCTGGCGACGCGAACCTCTTACAGCAGTTATCTGTTGTTTATGGGCTTATGGTCGTTGGTTTATGGTCCGACCTTGGCGCTTACCAATTCACTGGCATTTCAGCACCTGCCCGACGCGCAAAAGAAATTCGGCTTGGTGAGAGTTTGGGGAACCATTGGCTGGATTGCCGCCGGTTTGTTGCTCACACTCGTGCGCCGGGCTTTCGATAATCAGGGATTGCCGGGACTTGCGGGCGATGACAGTTTATGGATTGGCGGTTTCTTTTCTATCCTGCTTGGACTCTTCTGTTTTGCCCTGCCGCACACACCGCCGCAAAAACGCGGGGATAGTCCGCTGGCGTTTCTTGCGGCGCTCAAGATGCTGCGCGACCCAGCATTTCTGTTGTTTATGGTTATCGCCTTCATCGTATCTACTGAATTGCAGTTTTATTACATTCTGACCGCGCCCTTTCTGGAATCAGTCGGCGTCGCCAAAGCCAACGTCTCAGGCGTGATGACCATCGCGCAGGTTGCCGAAATCGGCACGATGCTGGCTTTGCCGTGGATGCTCGGCAGGTGGGGGGTGCGAAAAACTATGGCTGTAGGCATTCTTTTCTGGCCCATTCGCTACGCCATATTCGCTTACGGGCAACCGAAATTTTTAGTCATTGCGGCGCTATCACTTCACGGTATCTGTTATGTCTGTTTCTTTGTGGTCTGTTATGTCTATGTCGATTCGGTTGCGCCGCCCGACATTCGCGCCTCGGCACAGGCGTTGATTACCTTCATCGTGCTCGGCGTCGGTATGGCGCTCAGTTCAAAACTCACGGGGTTCATCAAAGATTATTTCACCACAGCCGAGGGTGCCGATTGGACAAAGATATTTTTAGTGCCCTGCGCCGTGACGGTGATTTGCGCCATTGCTTTTTTCCTGTTCTTTAAGGACAGGCGCGCTGACACCGTTGAGGCGATTGAAGCAGCATAA